The proteins below come from a single Zhouia spongiae genomic window:
- a CDS encoding sugar porter family MFS transporter gives MNHIKFNNKYLLTIVFISALGGFLFGYDWVVIGGAKPFYEVYFDITDLPALQGWGMSSALIGCVFGAMISGLISDRFGRKKPLQIAAVLFVLSALGTGGANSFNVFILYRIIGGVGIGIASTLSPLYIAEVSPAKYRGRFVAINQLTIVIGILAAQIVNWIIAKNEIDGDAMLWNQQTGWRLMFWAELIPAILFFGCLFLVPETPRFLIKSNMTVKALKVLKKIGNESYAFKELALIEGTLQTHQKTKGINKKELKKLYPILIIGVVLSVFQQWCGINIVFNYADEIFTTAGYSVGDMLFNIVITGSINLVFTFVAMGTVDSWGRRKLMLFGALGLAIVYVVLGAAYYFNFQGWPILLLVLMAIAIYAMTLAPVTWVVISEIFPNRIRGVAMSVATLSLWVASFVLTYTFPFLNTFLGAYGTFWCYSVICLLGFVFVYRKLPETKGKTLEEIEEELIKK, from the coding sequence CAAATTCAATAATAAATATCTGCTGACTATAGTTTTCATATCCGCTCTCGGTGGCTTTTTATTTGGATATGACTGGGTGGTTATTGGTGGAGCAAAACCATTTTACGAAGTATATTTTGATATTACCGATTTACCGGCTCTTCAAGGCTGGGGTATGAGTAGTGCATTGATCGGTTGTGTATTTGGAGCCATGATATCCGGGTTGATTTCAGATCGGTTCGGAAGGAAAAAACCATTACAAATAGCAGCAGTATTATTCGTGTTATCAGCTTTAGGTACAGGAGGGGCAAATAGTTTTAATGTGTTTATCCTTTACCGTATTATTGGTGGTGTAGGTATAGGAATAGCATCTACACTATCGCCGTTATACATAGCAGAAGTTTCCCCGGCGAAATACAGGGGGCGTTTTGTTGCCATAAACCAGCTTACCATCGTAATAGGTATTTTGGCAGCCCAAATTGTCAATTGGATCATAGCTAAAAATGAAATAGATGGAGACGCCATGCTGTGGAACCAGCAAACGGGTTGGCGACTCATGTTCTGGGCCGAGCTCATACCCGCAATACTATTCTTCGGATGTCTTTTTCTGGTGCCTGAAACTCCAAGGTTTCTGATAAAATCGAATATGACGGTGAAGGCCCTCAAGGTTCTTAAGAAAATAGGTAATGAATCTTATGCTTTTAAAGAGCTGGCATTAATAGAAGGCACATTGCAAACACATCAAAAAACAAAGGGTATAAATAAAAAAGAACTCAAAAAATTGTATCCTATTTTAATCATTGGTGTCGTTCTGTCGGTGTTCCAGCAGTGGTGTGGGATAAACATAGTGTTCAATTACGCAGATGAAATTTTTACTACAGCCGGTTATAGCGTAGGTGATATGCTTTTTAACATTGTTATTACCGGGAGTATAAATCTTGTATTCACTTTTGTAGCTATGGGTACAGTAGATAGCTGGGGAAGGAGGAAGTTGATGCTGTTCGGAGCACTTGGTTTAGCCATAGTTTATGTAGTTCTGGGGGCGGCCTATTATTTTAATTTTCAGGGCTGGCCTATATTGTTGTTAGTGCTCATGGCAATTGCAATTTATGCAATGACCCTGGCACCGGTCACCTGGGTGGTAATATCAGAAATATTCCCTAACCGTATCAGAGGAGTAGCGATGTCGGTAGCAACACTTTCCCTTTGGGTAGCTTCCTTTGTTTTAACCTATACCTTTCCGTTTTTAAATACATTTTTAGGAGCCTACGGTACATTTTGGTGTTATAGTGTTATTTGTTTGTTGGGTTTTGTTTTTGTCTATAGAAAGCTACCTGAAACAAAAGGAAAGACACTGGAAGAAATAGAAGAAGAATTAATTAAAAAATAA
- a CDS encoding DUF5107 domain-containing protein — translation MSMVKAWKDIVIIPTYEVGKPEKYPVFLDKRVYQASSGVVYPNPVIESISDERTYKEWEVVFLENDYVKIMIIPALGGRIQMAYDKVRSRHFVYYNQVIKPALVGLTGPWISGGIEFNWPQHHRPSTYDPTDFNIEKNKDGSITVWVSELERMFRTKGMAGFTLYPDKAYLEIKAQLYNRTPHPQTFLWWANPAVAVNDHYQSVFPPDVHAVFDHGKRDVSEFPIAKGEYYKVNYAPGTDISRYKNIPVPTSYMAITSDYDFVGGYENDTKGGLLHVADHHISPGKKQWTWGNGDFGHAWDRNLTDEDGPYIELMCGVYTDNQPDFSWLHPYEEKGFKQYFMPYYNVGVVKNATKEALLNLELKDGEALLKIHVTAVYSNCNVSLRNTQKILFEETLDLCPKNGFEKNIAVGQTVYEDLTAVLTAANGKVLVSWSPEVTTDIEIPEAAKAAKQPEEITSTEQLYLRGLHLEQYRHATYDPTRYYLEALSREPGDVRCNNAMGLWYLRRAKFEEALKYFDRAIETLTERNPNPYDGEPYFNKGLALNFLGRKEEAYAAFYKACWNAAWQDAGYFHLAQIDCLRGNTDKALELVDKALVKNWHNHKARHLKVLLLRTMQRTEQANQLVGESLAIDNFNFGVLFEKYLLSAKEEDLVYFKDLIRDNPHNYMEYSLDYAQAGHFDEAIALLEVHADGKDTIYPMIAYFSGWYYEQKGMSEKAKAAYQKASAMPGDYCFPNRLEEVVVLQSAMRNNASDAMAPYYLGNFWYAFKQYKEAQNCWELSVALNGENAICHRNLALLYFNKTRQRELARTHLERAFELDPHDARLLMELDQLYKKINMPLKDRLHLLESNFESTKMRDDLYLEWITLNNFKGDYKRALEGIKQRQFHPWEGGEGKVPFQYITVLVELAKASVKLEAYDSAIALLEAAQEYPHNLGEGKLFGAQENDIFYWLGCTYEKLGKTNKAIQYWTKASEGLSDPSPAMFYNDQQPDKIFYQGLALQKLGRHEEAKQRFDNLISYGESHINDDVTLDYFAVSLPDLLIWEEDLSKRNKIHCYYLIGLGQLGQGNYELAEATLNKALGNDRYHMSAHIHLHMVYDNIQQQG, via the coding sequence ATGAGTATGGTTAAAGCCTGGAAAGATATTGTTATCATACCTACTTACGAAGTAGGGAAGCCTGAAAAGTATCCTGTTTTTTTAGATAAACGGGTATATCAGGCCAGTAGCGGAGTAGTGTATCCGAATCCCGTGATTGAGTCTATAAGTGATGAAAGAACCTATAAAGAGTGGGAAGTCGTTTTTCTCGAAAATGACTATGTGAAAATAATGATTATTCCCGCATTGGGAGGAAGAATTCAAATGGCTTACGATAAAGTAAGAAGCCGCCACTTCGTCTACTACAACCAGGTGATCAAACCTGCGTTGGTGGGATTAACCGGACCCTGGATTTCCGGGGGGATAGAGTTTAACTGGCCACAACATCACCGTCCGAGTACCTACGATCCGACTGATTTTAATATAGAAAAAAATAAAGACGGCAGTATAACGGTCTGGGTTAGTGAACTGGAACGGATGTTCAGAACCAAAGGAATGGCAGGGTTCACTTTATATCCGGATAAGGCGTATCTGGAAATAAAAGCACAGCTGTATAATCGTACGCCTCATCCGCAGACTTTTTTATGGTGGGCCAATCCGGCAGTGGCCGTTAATGATCATTACCAATCGGTTTTTCCTCCGGATGTACATGCTGTATTTGATCATGGCAAACGCGATGTATCAGAATTTCCTATAGCCAAAGGAGAATATTATAAGGTGAATTATGCTCCGGGAACAGATATTTCGAGGTATAAAAACATACCGGTACCTACTTCGTATATGGCTATTACTTCTGATTATGATTTTGTAGGAGGATATGAGAATGACACCAAAGGAGGCCTGTTGCATGTAGCCGACCATCATATATCACCGGGTAAAAAACAGTGGACATGGGGTAATGGCGATTTCGGACATGCCTGGGACAGAAACCTAACCGACGAAGACGGACCATATATCGAGCTTATGTGTGGTGTATACACTGACAATCAACCCGATTTTTCATGGTTACATCCCTATGAAGAGAAAGGCTTTAAACAATATTTTATGCCTTATTATAATGTGGGTGTTGTTAAAAATGCTACCAAAGAAGCATTATTGAATCTGGAACTTAAGGATGGAGAGGCGCTCCTGAAAATACACGTAACAGCTGTTTATAGCAATTGTAATGTTAGCCTGCGTAATACACAAAAAATCCTCTTTGAGGAAACATTGGATTTGTGCCCGAAAAATGGCTTTGAAAAAAACATTGCAGTAGGGCAAACAGTATATGAAGACCTGACTGCTGTCTTGACTGCTGCTAATGGTAAAGTATTGGTGTCGTGGTCGCCGGAGGTTACTACTGATATAGAAATTCCTGAAGCCGCCAAAGCCGCTAAGCAACCTGAAGAAATAACAAGTACAGAACAATTATACCTTCGCGGTTTACATCTCGAACAATACAGGCATGCTACTTACGATCCGACCAGATATTATCTGGAAGCGCTTTCACGCGAACCCGGCGATGTGCGTTGCAACAATGCCATGGGATTGTGGTACCTTCGGCGTGCCAAGTTCGAAGAAGCTTTGAAGTATTTCGACAGAGCCATTGAGACGCTAACCGAACGCAATCCGAATCCATACGATGGAGAGCCCTACTTTAATAAAGGACTTGCTTTAAATTTCCTGGGAAGGAAGGAAGAAGCTTATGCCGCTTTTTATAAGGCTTGCTGGAATGCCGCCTGGCAAGATGCCGGATACTTTCACCTGGCCCAGATAGATTGTTTAAGAGGCAATACGGATAAAGCCCTGGAACTGGTAGACAAGGCACTTGTTAAAAACTGGCATAACCATAAGGCACGGCACTTAAAAGTGCTTTTGTTGAGAACAATGCAAAGAACTGAACAAGCCAATCAATTGGTCGGAGAGTCTCTGGCTATCGATAACTTTAATTTTGGTGTGCTCTTTGAAAAATACCTTTTGAGTGCAAAAGAAGAGGATCTTGTATATTTTAAAGATTTAATACGCGATAACCCTCATAATTATATGGAGTATTCTTTAGATTACGCTCAGGCCGGACATTTTGATGAAGCTATTGCCCTCTTGGAAGTGCATGCGGACGGAAAAGATACTATTTATCCGATGATCGCCTATTTTTCAGGATGGTATTATGAGCAGAAAGGAATGTCGGAAAAGGCAAAGGCAGCCTATCAGAAGGCATCAGCTATGCCCGGCGATTATTGTTTTCCGAATCGCTTAGAAGAAGTTGTGGTGTTACAATCAGCTATGCGTAATAATGCGTCAGATGCAATGGCTCCTTACTATCTGGGGAACTTCTGGTATGCATTCAAACAATATAAAGAAGCTCAAAACTGCTGGGAGCTTTCAGTAGCATTGAATGGAGAAAATGCCATTTGTCATCGAAACTTAGCATTGTTATACTTCAATAAAACCAGGCAAAGAGAATTGGCCAGAACACATCTGGAACGTGCTTTTGAATTAGATCCTCATGATGCTCGTTTATTAATGGAGTTAGATCAGTTGTATAAAAAAATAAATATGCCATTAAAAGACCGTCTTCATTTACTGGAGTCAAATTTTGAATCAACCAAAATGAGAGACGATTTGTATTTGGAGTGGATTACCCTGAATAACTTTAAAGGAGATTATAAGCGGGCGTTAGAGGGTATTAAACAACGTCAGTTCCATCCGTGGGAAGGAGGAGAGGGGAAAGTGCCTTTCCAGTATATAACCGTACTTGTCGAACTGGCCAAGGCTTCCGTTAAGCTCGAAGCATACGATAGCGCCATAGCTTTATTAGAAGCGGCACAGGAATATCCTCATAACCTGGGAGAAGGAAAATTATTTGGAGCCCAGGAGAATGATATATTTTATTGGTTAGGGTGTACCTATGAAAAACTGGGAAAAACGAATAAAGCTATACAGTATTGGACAAAAGCATCTGAAGGATTAAGCGATCCGAGTCCAGCGATGTTTTATAATGACCAACAGCCCGATAAGATTTTTTACCAGGGCCTGGCATTGCAAAAACTAGGCAGGCACGAAGAAGCAAAACAGCGATTCGATAACCTGATTTCTTATGGCGAGTCACATATAAACGATGATGTTACATTAGATTATTTTGCAGTCTCATTACCGGATTTACTGATCTGGGAAGAAGACCTGAGTAAGCGTAATAAAATTCATTGTTATTATCTGATCGGGTTAGGTCAGTTGGGACAAGGGAATTATGAGTTGGCAGAAGCGACATTAAATAAAGCTTTAGGGAATGACCGTTACCATATGTCGGCCCATATACACCTCCATATGGTTTATGATAACATTCAACAACAAGGATAA
- a CDS encoding glycoside hydrolase family 2 TIM barrel-domain containing protein, whose protein sequence is MFKNVTIFITLVLNLVFVHAQENVLDLSGEWQVTLSKNRPEIANTTDYKREGIIKLPSSLARQGYGLKTTGSDFGVLTPTYKYLGVAVFERTIDIPEEWEHKQIQIFLERVLWQSKIFIDDVELSTQDALGTPHIHKLGVLTPGKHRLKIAVNNDMIHNIGDKGHAYGAYTQSIWNGIVGRMELTAHDPTFISKIRTFPMLDSDQLGVELDITAAKKEKGKLTLDIRELGSEKVVKSVEVSYKLEEGTQQKNVLIDLNGVLKKWNEFDPSVYILTADLNTRKYNDVKETEFGYLKISHNGTNVLINDTPVFLRGNLDCVHFPQTGYPSAKVEDWVRIFKIYKDYGLNHARFHSWCPPEAAFKAANRVGIYLQAEASIWIDWWMSVDNTERGRPEMNTKGFPQGLGKDPERDQFVVEEMNRVVDYYGNHPSFTMFCIGNELGNSDFDVMKKWVKDLKEKDSRRLYSVSTARKITEADDYMATHYIQNVGRTRGLNGAHTDWDFEKVYSQMDIPIIAHEIGQWPVYPSWSEIAKYKGVLKARNFEEFKAVAEKNGIADQADDFKMASGALNQIMYKYETESFLRTKSCAGVQLLSMQDYQGQGEALIGWLDANWESKGITTPQKFKAHFNETVPLLRMEKFVWTTEEQFKGVIQLSHYGRYPIKEGKIIAKISTSSGRILKSKEWEVQDLEVGSLTDIGTITESLNTIGEPQQLTVSVALEGTEFKNEWHIWVYPTAVPEIDDKDIIVSQMLDKKTLEALKKGKNVLLLANNLGTEETSTNLSFNPLYWSLTFFPGQGKTNLGLLIKDKHAAFNKFVTDYHSDWQWETIMKGSKGFILNDTPKLYKPIAQVVDDFHRNNKEGAVFEFKVGKGNLLVCGFNIANSDLPVAKQLLYSLKSYVGSVDFKPSTPIAENTLKELFPYIPKADNVAVKGAFKNAVLQVFAAKNLETENESVTWEGTSDQVLIQKEVKYNVKADGTWKDDKGTAWHGKEMTITMECPEGMLGSFYVLFDDWNKQDREGIVEFEGRKVQLGAHSTKGGQWVKFHVMREDSNDGKLILKAKATKGNNLMIREIALEKEE, encoded by the coding sequence ATGTTTAAAAACGTTACAATATTCATAACACTGGTTCTCAATCTGGTATTTGTACACGCTCAGGAAAACGTTCTTGATCTTTCAGGGGAGTGGCAGGTAACCCTGAGTAAAAACAGGCCAGAGATAGCAAATACAACCGATTACAAAAGGGAAGGAATTATTAAACTACCATCGTCATTAGCCCGGCAGGGTTATGGTTTAAAAACAACCGGATCAGACTTTGGAGTGCTGACACCAACATACAAATATCTCGGTGTTGCCGTATTTGAAAGAACTATAGATATTCCTGAAGAATGGGAGCATAAACAGATTCAGATCTTTTTAGAACGTGTTTTATGGCAGTCTAAAATATTTATAGACGATGTAGAATTAAGCACACAGGATGCCCTGGGGACACCTCATATCCATAAGTTGGGTGTTCTTACTCCCGGTAAACACCGGCTTAAAATAGCGGTGAATAACGATATGATCCACAATATAGGAGATAAGGGGCATGCGTATGGAGCGTATACACAAAGTATTTGGAACGGGATTGTAGGAAGAATGGAGCTAACGGCACACGATCCTACTTTTATTTCAAAAATCCGCACTTTCCCAATGTTGGATAGCGATCAGTTAGGTGTCGAACTGGATATTACAGCAGCTAAAAAAGAAAAGGGTAAACTCACTTTAGATATCAGAGAACTAGGCAGTGAAAAAGTAGTGAAATCAGTTGAAGTAAGCTATAAACTGGAGGAAGGAACACAACAGAAAAATGTCCTTATAGATTTGAATGGGGTGTTGAAAAAATGGAATGAATTCGATCCGTCCGTGTATATTTTAACTGCCGACCTTAACACAAGAAAATATAATGATGTTAAAGAAACCGAGTTCGGATATCTTAAAATAAGTCATAACGGCACCAATGTGCTTATCAATGATACCCCGGTTTTTTTACGGGGAAACCTCGATTGTGTGCATTTTCCGCAGACAGGTTACCCGTCAGCTAAGGTGGAAGACTGGGTACGGATATTTAAAATTTATAAAGACTATGGTTTAAACCATGCCAGGTTCCATTCATGGTGCCCCCCTGAAGCTGCTTTTAAAGCCGCCAACAGGGTAGGGATCTATTTACAGGCGGAAGCTTCTATCTGGATCGATTGGTGGATGAGTGTCGACAATACCGAGCGCGGACGTCCTGAAATGAATACCAAAGGCTTTCCTCAGGGACTTGGAAAAGATCCTGAGCGCGATCAGTTTGTAGTAGAAGAAATGAATCGCGTAGTCGATTATTACGGGAACCATCCTTCCTTCACCATGTTTTGTATTGGGAATGAACTCGGAAACTCCGATTTTGATGTCATGAAAAAATGGGTGAAAGACCTGAAAGAAAAAGATAGCCGACGTCTCTACTCGGTTTCTACCGCCAGAAAAATTACCGAAGCAGACGATTATATGGCCACTCATTACATACAAAATGTAGGGAGAACAAGAGGTTTAAACGGAGCGCATACCGATTGGGATTTTGAAAAGGTATACAGCCAGATGGATATTCCGATTATAGCCCATGAGATAGGGCAATGGCCGGTGTATCCGTCATGGAGTGAAATAGCGAAGTATAAAGGTGTTTTAAAAGCCAGGAATTTCGAGGAATTTAAAGCGGTAGCGGAGAAAAACGGTATAGCCGATCAGGCGGATGATTTTAAAATGGCTTCCGGTGCGCTAAACCAGATCATGTACAAGTACGAAACAGAATCTTTTTTAAGAACAAAAAGCTGTGCCGGAGTGCAGTTATTGAGTATGCAGGATTACCAGGGACAGGGAGAAGCGCTTATCGGCTGGTTAGATGCTAACTGGGAAAGCAAGGGGATAACAACCCCTCAGAAATTTAAGGCACATTTTAATGAAACCGTTCCTTTGTTGCGTATGGAAAAATTCGTGTGGACAACCGAAGAGCAGTTTAAAGGAGTTATACAGTTATCGCATTACGGCCGGTATCCGATTAAAGAAGGGAAAATCATAGCAAAAATTTCAACTTCATCAGGGCGTATTTTAAAAAGTAAAGAATGGGAAGTGCAAGATCTGGAGGTAGGGAGTTTGACAGATATCGGGACTATTACCGAGTCGTTAAATACCATAGGGGAGCCACAGCAACTAACAGTTTCGGTAGCACTTGAAGGTACGGAATTCAAGAACGAATGGCATATATGGGTATATCCAACTGCTGTGCCGGAAATTGACGATAAAGATATTATAGTTTCTCAAATGCTCGACAAAAAAACGCTTGAAGCATTAAAGAAAGGAAAAAATGTATTGTTGTTGGCTAATAATTTGGGGACGGAAGAAACGAGTACTAATCTTTCTTTTAATCCCTTGTACTGGTCGCTTACTTTCTTCCCCGGACAAGGAAAGACCAACCTGGGACTATTAATTAAAGATAAACATGCGGCCTTTAACAAGTTTGTAACCGACTACCATAGCGATTGGCAATGGGAAACGATAATGAAAGGTTCTAAAGGATTTATTTTGAACGACACTCCAAAGTTGTATAAGCCTATTGCGCAGGTAGTAGACGATTTTCATAGAAACAATAAAGAAGGTGCTGTTTTTGAGTTCAAGGTGGGTAAAGGGAATTTATTGGTTTGCGGTTTTAATATCGCTAACAGCGATTTACCGGTGGCAAAACAACTTTTATACAGTCTTAAATCTTATGTAGGGTCAGTCGACTTCAAACCTTCAACCCCTATCGCAGAGAACACCCTGAAAGAATTGTTTCCATATATCCCTAAGGCAGATAATGTGGCCGTTAAAGGAGCGTTTAAAAATGCAGTTCTCCAGGTTTTTGCAGCTAAAAACCTCGAGACAGAAAATGAAAGTGTCACTTGGGAAGGCACAAGTGATCAGGTTCTGATTCAAAAAGAAGTGAAGTATAATGTAAAAGCAGACGGAACATGGAAAGATGATAAAGGAACGGCCTGGCATGGTAAAGAAATGACGATCACAATGGAATGTCCGGAAGGAATGCTGGGTAGCTTTTATGTTTTGTTTGACGATTGGAATAAGCAGGATCGAGAAGGTATCGTGGAATTTGAAGGCAGAAAAGTACAGTTAGGAGCCCACAGCACAAAAGGCGGACAATGGGTTAAGTTTCATGTAATGAGGGAAGATAGTAATGATGGAAAATTAATCTTAAAGGCGAAAGCCACCAAGGGAAATAATTTAATGATCCGTGAAATAGCATTAGAAAAAGAAGAATAG
- a CDS encoding sulfatase family protein, with product MFSKQISIIVLCSTALFGCSEKHIAKNDKPNILLIITDDQGYADYSAYDGAPDAVTPHMDRIASNGIRFTDGYATAPVCNASRQAIITGAYQERWGTYYYGGKIFPENQYTIPEILGRQGYRCVKIGKTHYADILDNNVKVDNPLEYREFPLNHGYEEFLGFCAHRHDYFKLKASDDWVEDPDDDRMSQFGPLWRNKEKVDFEGYTTDIFGDEAVKQIEKKDDRPFFMELSFNAVHHPIYQAPDKYLKRFGIEKFPEWNPEEESFLDYHARTCWRMEEDPDGRKRYLANLACLDDNIGKVLDALEKTGKLENTLIFFISDNGGSQNTYADNGVLNGHKYILREGGIRTPFVMSWPKKIKNTQVINAPVSHMDILPTSLAAAASKAVDSLDLDGKNLLTFAESRSQIPHEVLVWDTGNEWAVRKGDWKLHVVKKDNHFRSIHLDKGTYLYDLKEDIGETTNLADRQPDKVKELTAAYKYWKEEVSAK from the coding sequence ATGTTCTCTAAACAGATAAGTATTATTGTACTATGTAGTACTGCGCTTTTCGGATGTAGTGAAAAGCACATAGCTAAAAACGATAAGCCTAATATTCTCCTTATTATTACAGATGATCAGGGATATGCAGATTACAGTGCTTATGACGGAGCGCCGGATGCTGTCACCCCCCATATGGATCGAATTGCCAGCAATGGTATCCGTTTTACAGACGGATATGCAACTGCCCCGGTGTGTAATGCTTCACGGCAGGCAATTATAACAGGAGCATACCAGGAGCGTTGGGGAACCTATTATTACGGGGGTAAAATTTTTCCGGAAAATCAATATACCATTCCGGAAATATTAGGAAGGCAAGGATATCGATGTGTGAAAATAGGAAAGACGCATTATGCCGATATTTTAGACAATAATGTTAAAGTTGATAATCCGCTCGAATATCGCGAATTTCCATTAAACCATGGTTATGAAGAGTTTTTGGGTTTTTGTGCACATCGGCATGATTACTTTAAGTTAAAAGCATCTGATGACTGGGTCGAAGATCCTGATGATGATAGAATGTCTCAGTTTGGACCCTTATGGAGAAACAAAGAAAAAGTAGATTTTGAGGGATACACCACCGATATTTTTGGAGATGAGGCGGTAAAACAAATAGAGAAGAAAGACGACAGACCTTTCTTTATGGAATTATCGTTCAATGCTGTACACCACCCTATTTATCAGGCGCCTGATAAATATTTAAAACGTTTCGGTATAGAAAAATTCCCTGAATGGAACCCGGAAGAGGAATCGTTTTTAGATTATCATGCCCGTACCTGTTGGCGTATGGAGGAAGATCCGGACGGCCGCAAACGATACCTCGCCAATCTGGCTTGTCTAGATGATAATATAGGGAAAGTTTTAGATGCACTTGAAAAAACCGGAAAGCTTGAAAACACCCTTATATTTTTTATTTCCGATAATGGAGGATCTCAAAATACCTATGCAGATAATGGTGTGTTAAATGGCCATAAATATATTCTCAGAGAAGGAGGCATTCGAACACCATTTGTTATGAGTTGGCCGAAAAAAATTAAAAACACCCAGGTTATAAATGCTCCCGTCTCTCATATGGATATCCTTCCGACCAGTTTAGCAGCAGCAGCTTCAAAAGCTGTTGACAGTCTTGATCTAGATGGGAAGAACCTTTTGACTTTTGCTGAATCCCGATCACAAATACCCCATGAAGTATTGGTGTGGGATACGGGTAATGAATGGGCCGTTCGCAAAGGCGATTGGAAGCTACATGTCGTAAAAAAAGACAATCATTTTAGAAGTATCCACCTTGATAAAGGCACTTATCTGTACGATCTAAAAGAAGATATAGGAGAGACAACTAATCTGGCAGACCGGCAACCGGATAAAGTAAAAGAACTTACGGCAGCTTACAAGTACTGGAAAGAAGAAGTGTCAGCGAAATAA